The nucleotide sequence aACCGCCGGTTTGCTTCGTTTCAAATTTCGTCTCATTTCATCGTTGTGAGAATCTCTCTCAAGAGCGATTATGGGAGAGATCAACAACGATGATGACTGGAGAAACGGCCTCGACATCTCCGGGCTTAGTCTGATGGACGAGGACGatagcctcctcctcctcttccccgATCCCACCTCAGGTGATTTCAGATtccatcttctcttttttttttacccatTATCTGCaaaagtttggaactttttgATCTGGGTCGTGATTTCTCGATGTGGGTTTGTagaattgatgatgatgatgatgtgttTAGGTACTGATAAGGAAGGTCTTGATTGGTTTGGGGAAGATGAATTGAGTGAGGTGATGAAGTATAACCTGAGGAAGAGTCTTGCTTGGGACAAAGCCTTTTTCACCAATGCaggcaagttttttttttttttttacttgtgtGGATTTGATGAGAGATGTTGTTGAAATTTAGGTGTTCTGGAGCCTGATGAACTGTGTCATATGATTGAAAGCAATCATGTGGGTGAGAAGAAAGTTTTGGCGACTATTCAAGAGGATGTGAAGAGATCAACGGAGTCTACATCCACGTTGAAGAGTGACTGCACTTTGGAGACGAGTAAGGAACTGGGAgaaagagatgatgatgatgcagtACATAGCCCAAgtaaggttttttttaatttactattGGTTGAGTTAACATGAACTAGCTTTGCATTTTGAAGTAGACATATAAGGTTACAACATTGGTATCGTTATTTTCTCTTGTTTTGGTGTACAAAGATGTTTATTTCTAGTCTTTGTGGCtactaatactttttttttatcatctgtGAAACTCTAACCAACTTATACATTTCTCATTTGAAATTTGCAGCTCCAAGTACACTAGACGACCGTGACTCTAACGAAAAGGTATGTGTCCCAATAACAACTTTAGGCTGTGATTTGATCTTTCACTCCCTCCCTCATGAAACATCATATGTTGTTTCTCAGGTGAAACCCAATGGTATTCGTAAAAGGCCAAGTATTAGGGCACAAGGACTAGGGAAGGTGACAAAGCAGGTATACTGACGACTCTCTCTATTATGTTAAAGCACAAACTGAATGTCTTGTCTTCTATGATCACTTCACATTATAAAGATTCCTTTTTGGCCTATTTTGTTGGGTTATGATACATTTTCTACAGGCTCTTGCTGCAAAAGAGCACAACACATCATCCATTTCTAGGCCATCCACTGGACTCAGCAGAAGTGTAAGAGCTTCGGTAGATgtcaacaaaaccaaacaagGTGAATCGTCTGTGGCTCCCAGAGTTGCAATTTCAAGGAGGATTCGACCCACTGTATCGAAACCTGGACCGCCTTCCAAATCTGCTTTTAGGTCCTCCAAGAATGAATTGACATCTTCCTGCTCTTCACTTGAGAGCTGTATCAGTGCTTCCTCAAGCGCCTGTAAAAAATCTCCGCTAGAGTCGGCAAACCAGAAGAAATCTCAGAGTTCAAGAACAGCTTTCCATTCTATGGCGAACGGATCCACATCCAGAGCTGCGTCTAGAGTTTCACCCCTCTCAGCTACTAGCACATTCAAGTCCAGGCTTTCCTCTAATAATGCAGCTTTTCTTAGTGCTTCTGTCGACTGGTCTTTTAACTCGCCGAGAGCTCCTACACCTAATAAAATGGCTAAAGGTAAGAAGAAAACTTTATCTGCTGTCCAACATGACCCTATGCCGGATCAACATGGTTCCATGACGAAACCAACAGGACTCCGTGTGCCATCACCAAAACTAGGCTACTTTGATGGAGTAAGGTTCCCAAAATTTGCAAAGCATATCTTTTGCATAAGAACTCGGCTCCTTaacttgttttgtttattgatgCTGCTAACAGGGGAGGAGCAGCGTAGCAAGAACACCCACAGGATCCTGTACTGGTGGCTCAGCAAAACATGGAGCTCGTAGTCTGAATGAACCAACAGCTTCTAGTAGGACCAAGTCTCGTCTTGTACAAGAATCCACAAATTCTAAAGCAAAGGCCAGGCCTGTTTCAAGGAGTTCCAGGCTGATTGTGTCAGCTTCTGCGTCTTCACCAAAGGTTACCAGCAAAACCTATTCAAAGGTCAGTGCAGAGGAACGACTCAACCGCGATGCGGTGGAAGATAATCTAGCACAGTGATGAAAGCCAAGTCACCTGCAACCTTATTATATTATCATCTAAGGCTGGCTATTAGGTTAAAGACCAGATCGACAAGTGCAGTGTCATGTGTATAGCTTTGATTTGCACTTTCTGTCTCTGGTTCATAAACATAgctttattataattatattatgttgttGTTCTCTAAGTATGTTTTTGAACCGGAAACAACAAAGTTCAGCTTTCATAAATGTTGATCAGAGTTTCAGATTAGTCTACTGAAATGAAGCAAAAGCAGTTTGGTCTTGCTTCAGTTATCACTCTTGACTTTTCTTGAGTAACACACCAAACTTCTTTAGCATGctcacattcttcttcttcttctttggtgaAGAAGACAAATCATCATCAGTTTCATCTGTATCAGCTCCATCAGATCATATTCTAGCTTCTTGAGTTCGTCAGTAACCTCAGGCTCTCTTTGGTTCAAGCTGTTTCCAAGTTTACTTCTTTTCTGCTTCTTTGATTTTCAAGTTTAGTAACTCATTTTCAACCGCCAGTATCCTCAGCTTAGCTCGTTCATTGCAAAGCGTCTCATTTCACCTTTGGTTTTCTTCACTTCCCTTTTTGGTATAATCTTTGAAGTACAAAGCTTAAGCAAAGTATACAGGAAAGAAAAACACAGCCCTAACAAACTAAACCAATACATTAGCTCAAAGAGACTCCATTTGAAACTAACTACCATCTACCACCAAACCAAAGGCAACAagacaaacataaaaacaaacatCTGTTCACAGTCAACCTAATCACAAAGATGCACTACAAAAAATTGTCCACAGACAATAAAATAGCTTgttgaatataaaaaaatattaacacatTTGTTAATAATGCTTTTAACTAATGTTTACCATAGACTTTAATTgtagaaaatttaattttttatagagctgtaagtaatatatatttattttactatatattactttttattttacattttagctATTAATATATACATTACATAAATTCAAACACTTACCATagtgttaaaatatatttacatttaaaatatatatacaactcTCCGAAgcatttgtttagtttttttaataataagtaCCTACAATAATGTTTTGTTctgttaataatatttttcattctattaattttaaaagcaaaaaaaaaaaaaaccaaaatctaaaacaaccattcatatttttcaaaaaattaaaatctactgcaaataaaaaatcataaactaaaAAGTCAATatctaaaatccaaaaaccaaaatcccaaaccaaaaactaaaaaccattTAAACAATCATCGTCTTACCTAAAGCGGAGAGATAGAGACTTGTTTTAAACCGTCAACCTATTGCATCattttttttcctgaaaatatgattaaataaGATTAACATAGTATGATTACCATAAAAATAAGTTTCATATATAAAAGATTGTTACTACAATTTTTCTTTACCATTGATTCAGTAACTCTTTTACAAgccatattattttcaaatcaaaattttggtCTTTGACATGATATTGAAATATGAATTTGAAAATCTCAAAAtagtataaatacataaaatttagaaactatatatttttctttaccaTTGATTCAGTAACTCTTTTACAAgccatattattttcaaatcaaaattttggtCTTTGACGTGATAGTGAAATATGAATTTGAAAATCCCAAAAtagtataaatacataaaatcaagttagaaactatatatttatatctctGAGTATTCATTGGTTTGGTTGAATCTATATCATTTTTCTGAAAATACGATTAAATAAGATTAACAAAGTATGATTACCATAAAAATAAGTTTCATATATAAAAGATTGTTACTACAATTTTTCTTTACCATTGATTCAGTAACTCTTTTACCAgccatattattttcaaatcaaaattttcgtCTTTGACGTGACGAACTATGCATTTGAAAATCCCAAAATAGTACAATAgataaaataaagttaaaactatatttatattaatatgattGATCTCGAGTATTCAGTGGTTTGGTTGAATTTGCTATTATTTTTTCTCCTAATTTAAGAGCGCGAAAGGGTAtatttagattatatttttaatatttattacgATTGTTagagaaacatatatatttgaCAAAATCAGAACAATAGATTTCTACAagtgaaaaggaaaaagaaaattctatcaaatttttatattgAATCATGAGACCTGTTACTTTGTTCATGTTTTCTTTGATCTTGATATTACTTGTTTGGACTTGCGTTAAAGGTAATATATCAACATTATTTTAGTCGCATATTGGTTACATAAATACCCTATGATAGCCCTAATTttctttgtcacaaaaatatagCTTATAAAGATCaaaaattttcattaataaatAGGTAAATATACAGTTATACCCATATGGTTAATTAATCTTGACCTACAGTTTAAAATTAAGGGGTGAAGTTTTgaattgagatttaaaattctataaaaaaaaaaatatatactgaaattgaaagtcattttttaaaaatagtttcaaaaagaaaatttgaaaaaaaatcgaaagtataaaaaatcaaatttgaaaacatgtaattcgaaactatataaaaaagtttctttatttttttcttttatgtatttatatatttagggtataagtgtcttttagcTATTAAATCAAACACTTCAgtcattttcctttttaaagacttttttatgaatttgtttttgaaaatgatgTATTTTGGAGAATTGTGCTATTGGTTATTCTccagaataagaaaaaaatatttggatacTGTCAAAGGTGAAAAATATTGATGTGGTTCATGGTGATAACGGTTAAATGACGTATACTCCTCTTTTAAAATGCAAGTATCAATTTAAAACATCATCTTCAAAAATCAAACGTATCCTCCTCTTGTTCATGGTTCAATTTGTGTTTGATTTCGATTTAATTTCTACTTGATAAAAATGTTTCACATTGTgctatttggttttgttttagtATAAATCAGTTTAGTTTGGCTATTCATTTGAGCATGAAGATTCTTTTCCAATGGTGCCAATTGGTTGTTTGTCTATACttttgaataatgtttctcTTTGTTATTGTTGATACAAACTTGTATTAGATGCGGAGGCTCAGAAAAAGAGGTGTACATTTTCAGAACTTACGTCTTACAATGGAACACTTTGCGGTAAAACCGGTGTCTCTGATTACTGCATTATGAAATCAAAACGAGTACCCAAACCTTTTAGATGTTTCTGCGCAAATAGTCTGGATTATAGCATGGTAACCGGCAAAACAGTTTCCGAATTCCTTCGCACTTCTAAAAAATATCATCACTGCGAGTGTACTTATTTTTGTAAGTCTTAATTACGTCTCCACTgctaaaatatatgtaaacatttCTCTGTTACGGTAGAAGTAGGTGGACAGTCCGCAGGCTTTTACAAGCTTAAACATTATTCTCATTTTGATGTTATATTGCTATGATTTCTCCTGATTAAGGTATTATAATGTTAATATATGATATCATACACATATGTACTCAATCTATCATTCTTCATGTTTATTTGctcaatctctctctccaaaCAATATTCATGAAGCATCATACTATTTTTAATCATGTATGTGCCTTAGTACATTATTAACTAAtctgatatataattattttaaaatatggttttagcggaaaatttGATTTGCGGTTTTAGTGGAAAAATACATATTCATGATTTTGACAAGAAATTTGATTTTGCTATTTTAacgagaaaaaaataattttatggttttttgggaaaataaattttacgattttgacggaaaatgcgtttttgtgatgttgcgggaaaatgcatttttatatttttgcagTTTTGCCGAAAAATGCGTTGTTACAGTTTTTGCGTGAAACACAGCCCTAACAAACTAAACCAATACATTAGCGTCAAAGAGACTCCATTTGAAACTAACTACCTGATACGCCCTAAATTGGAGGATCACTCTAATAAGGTTGATGTATTGGATATGCCTTGCACCGAATGAGCTAGAAAGCACCAATGATCAAGGGACGTGGATCGAATGGTCGCACAAGGGCTACGGAAGACCCTTGATATTCCAACTCCTACGCgcgaaaaaaaatcattttcagtcTCGATATACATCAATCGCCATTTTTGAAATGTACATTAGTAAATAGTAATAATCAaacatatttgaagtttaacaACAAAAGAAGATAAAACAAATAATGCCTTCTTTTTGTTTGCTAAATGTAGCAACATTTAAAAAGAATATGTTGCACATACAACACATTATTTGAAAGTTCATATTTTAAAACAGTAATGAAAACTatggaaatataaaattatatattggaTCAGAAATATAACACTGGAACAAAAACAACGCCTTAAATACAAACACATCACACATGCAATAATAAAtcaactaaccataaaacataaCACCTTACTTCCAATTTAACCTACATACTTTGTAGCCAACTCTTACCTAAAAAGTAATAGGCCCCAACCACCAACTTCATCATCTCACTTGCTTGGCAAACAAGCCACCTCAATCTACATATAAAATAAGCAAATATAGCTCAGCTATTTCCATCCCAATTAACTATCCAACCACTATTGTCCTACTGCCTCCGTCTAATCGTTGcaaataaactaaatttttcAAACCTTACACACATCCTAAACCACATCTTTTCACGCATGCCACATGTCCTGTCCACCCACACATTAAGTATATTGCAAACATAACAAATAGAAGTACACAACTTCTAAACACAATACAAAACCACTACACATCCAGAGACACACAAGCGAAACACATTACACAACAAACAAATAACATTCCGCAATAAACGCAGACAAACCACTAGTTAATATTTCCAAGAAAAAATTAGAAACAACTGAGACTTTTGTATCGCCATTGATTGTACCAAGTCCTCATGTAGAGGCTGATGATCTTAGTGAGCTCAAACATTTATTAATGAAGTTATCTTTCAAGAAAATACTAACGAGTTTAGCAAATAAAAAACTAACGAAGGTGTCTTTGTCTATTTTTAATTCGATCCTTAACGCGTATACAGAATGCGTCCCAATTAGTTCTATTTTAATTATCTGTCTCTATATTCTTCTCtacattctttctctttctagatcaaaacaaaaatttgttGAGAAGATCTTAGATCGTAAGTAGATCAAAGCAAAAATAGGGATTGTCCTTTCTGCTAAATAGTCTAAATAGATCATGGGCTGTTTCTCATTTATGTAGAAGTTAAGGAGTATGGTGACTAAGTTAAGGAGTATGGTGACTGCCTGACATATCTATTTACTAGATGATAATCTGCGCATGcaagtttttataataatgtttgtttattaaattattttaatattttgcaacattacaatttttatagattaaaaaatgacgaatacaaatgttggtcatttaaatatatcatcgttgttgaagagttaacgtattacatctcattttagttattttttaaactccatatgcacaaaagaaaattaagttttgcggctgacaaaaatcatcaaaaccaaataggcaacatcgattgtataatgacgaaaggGAATTAGTTTTCTGCTCTcgttttgtttactattgactctccataagtgagttcattttctacctctataaaattgtgctttcattctcgtctttgttttattgatatgagttaagtttctttttttaacttcttctatgaATTCAATGAATCAAATAAGTGTCCATTTAAAAAcatggacatctgtaaaaattaatttcactccagatacatatttaagaatcaaaattttgaaaaaaatcaccggcaaactacggcaaactatattaaaagattagtgttcaaatctaatatatcaagctgttatagaatatataagtgcagactcgaaatataaatgtatgtttagtatatattcaccagctcgGTCTAAAATTCATGTAAgtctaaaacaacaaaacaaattacttatttcaccagtTCAGGTAATATTTCAATCaaaacgggtaatatccgaatctgaatagatatccgaagataaccaaacataagtatacttaactatatatttctagtttacttctcccattttattcaaaatatttatattaacgatgcttattgctcaaaattagataatatacatataattatggacaaaattatttgatactcaattaaaatatatatcaagctcttgtttcttgcattaacaaaagttgcatctaaaatttctaaacaacaactaaattagtgttttttttgtttcaaaagttttatctccacacctattaatagtttaattttaaaaaaattagaaaaccagttaaaatatattttaaatacaaaaaacttaaacaatgaatcatttatttattttttcttcaaaatttaaatatctgaacccgaacataaaatactCGAACCCGATTAGAAGTttagaaatatccgaacgggttttatatctttatactgaaatacccGATACGAATATGAATTGTATCAGAATGCCCACCCCTACGATATATGATCATCATTTGTaccttgcttgaacaaaaaaaaaagttaaaccacttatcacaaaattttcaatgtgggacttttaccatttttaataatttatagtcgtttttaaaaattcaacatataacatataagaaaaaaatctaatttttttattatatgtttaatatgattgtttaatttattttaataatataaaattaaaaaataaagaggttaggaaaattgttatcaaaaatgtattattcataatcattaattgtcatatatatgttaaccatattatgtaattatgtagcttttatttaaagaaagaaaaaaatattattttgtacattattaattaatttgattgttagtttataaaaaacatagtatatatttatatggaccaacttatttttctaaaaattttaagaatcattCTCGTGATGATACGTGGGTacgaaaatatgttgtaatgctccaagattaatatacaggggatttgtttttttttttctttttttgacaacatcTCATTTGGTCATCAgtttgatttcagatttggtaatcattttttagatttttcggCTACATATAGAAAAGCGTTCAGTGAGTATAAAGTTTAGTttgatttcttttaattttcagTCATTAATATAGAGACAATTTAATGACTGGGAATAGGTCGTCTGGAGAGAGTAAATTAGGAGAAAAGAAAGATGACAAGTCTTAACTTTCTCCcaacatttcttatattttttcttttcttattcttGATAATGAGACGTGGTGGTTCACTGTCAAATACCTTGTCGATTACAGAGTCACTAgaactttcaaaaaataacaCACTTGTGTCTTCTAACAATCTCTTTGAGCTCGGGTTCTTCCAGTCTCAATCCAAATGGTATCTCGGAAATTGGTGGAAACAAGACAAAACCGTTTTATGGGTAGCCAACAGAAATGTCCCTCTTTTGGGATCATATGGAGTCTTGAAGTTCATGAAAAACaacctggtgattctcaaccaGAGTGGTGACCAAATCTGGTCGACATATCTGAGCGGAAGTGGTGTGAGGTCTTCCATGTGGGCAGAACTACATAATAACGGAAACTTGGTCTTGAAATATATTAACAATCCGACCGGATACGTGTGGCAGAGCTTTGATCACCCGACGGATACTCTACTACCTGGGATGAAGTTAGATCCAGTTGATCCTTCCAAACGCCTCTACTCCTGGGTGAGTTCAGATGATCCCTCAGCCGGGTATTTGTGGTTAGGAATTATGAACTATCCAGATGGTATTTTTGCAATTGATGTTACGAACTACAGAATGGATACGTGGAATGGGTACCGATTTGGGGACTTGCCCCCAGTTTTCCAACTAAACGATAACGCAGATTCTTTTTTAATGAATACATTCCCCAACAGCTACTCGAGGTTAACAATGTCTCCAGACGGGTTTTACTATATACACACATGGGTCCCAGGGGTGAACGTATGGAATATGTCATTTTCCATGCGGGAAGATGCTTGCTACCGGGGACGCTTCAACACGACATGTGGATCGTACAGTATATGTTCCAAAAACGCATCGTGTCACTGTATTCAAGGAGTCACTGAGAAGCCGGAGGGTGGGTGTATTAGAAGGAATGCTCTGAAGTGCAACGAAGATATATTTGAAAAACTACAAAAGATGAAACTTCCCGAAGATGGAGAATGTATTAATGGTTCCAGCTATAGTGTGGAAGAGTGTGAAAATGTTTGTTTGAAGGACTGTGACTGTAAATCGTTTGCACTTGTGGAAAGTCGAAAAAGCCAGCGCGTATGTGTTAAATGGACTGGAGTACTGAAGGGTATGCGAACGTACACGTTCGGTGGTCAAGATCTTTACATCAGAGTCGCTGCTTCGGATAATGGTAAGTCATGATATTTACATATggaattaatttagaaaatccTTATTAATTTGACTTTACACATTCTTTAATGCTATtcaattttctaatttttattatatttaaacttaagttttttattatacGTATATCAGTAGCcttttttattagattttaataGACAAGTGAACTATTTTTCTAAATACTTTTATCaatgtatttcttttttattttctgaataCTTTTATCcattctatatattattttctgaatattgttttatcaatGTAGTTTGTTTTTATATTGAGTTAAGATCTCaacaacatatatgataaaatatttaactagATTTGTTTACTCGTTATTTTCTTTCAATAAATCcaaaatattaaaccaaatgaaaaaaaaaattaactcatCCAGGCACCAGTCACTTAAGAGATACTAGCTAGGGATGGGATACAAAATAAGAATTACTAATTCAAGTTTTTCCACTCGTTGGTCTAGAGGATCACGCCAAAACTAATGGGAAAAACAAAGATCTTGACCCAGGGATTATCGTACTAATCGTCCTATCCTGTATCATCCTCTTGGGTATTGTGTGCTTAGCCATCTTCTGTTGTTGGAAAAAGCATAAAAGAAGTATTAtacaaggtaaaaaaaaatggacaaatatatatatatatatatatatatttgtatttcttaaacaaacaaaaaattgtaTTATCATTTTCGTTAATGTAATAGGAGGGCCAACCCAAACAGAGATTGTCATGAGCGAGATAGACACACCAGAGAGCTTTCAGCTTATGGAGTTTGGAGTTATTTTCGAGGCGACGAATCACTTTTCCGAAAGCAACAAAGTCGGACAAGGTGGTTTTGGTCCAGTTTACAAGGTATTTTAATTTCTCTAGCTATTTGGACCGAATCAAATTAAACTTGAATCGGCCGGTGACTTGTCTTTCATTCAActaaaaaactaataataataaggGAAAATGTGATGGTATTGCAGGGAAACGAGATCGCAGTAAAAAGATTGAAAGCGAGATCATCTCAGGGGATGGCAGAGTTCCGAAATGAAGTGACTCTGATTTTACGTGTACTACACGTGAACCTCGTCCGACTTCTAGGCTGTTGCATCCATGGATACGATAGACTATTGGTCTACGAGTTCCTGGAGAATTCTAGCCTCAGCAGCTATATCTTCAGTtactctcactctctctctctctattctagAATTTACTtgttattttgtaaactttaaacttgattcgttttgtttttgattgattACCTCAGATCAAACTAGAAGCCCGCTCCTAAACTGGGAGCATAGGTTCGATATAATGAAAGGTATTGCTGAAGGATTGTGCTACCTCCACAACTTCACAAGCCCACCGATACTTCACCGCGACCTGAAACCAAGTAATGTGCTTCTAGGCAGAGACATGATCCCAAAAATCTCAGATTTTGGGCTGGCTCAGATGATGGAAACTGGCACCACAGAAGCTGCAATGGAAACAGCAGTAGGAACTTAGTAAGCATCAACAAATCGTTaaaactttcttcttcttcttcttttttttttttttcactaaaacaaaatcacaatcaATTAATTAAAtcctcttttgtttgttttttgtgcAGCGGCTACATGTCTGAAGAATATGCGAAAGATAATATCATGTCCCAGAAATCAGATGTCTTCAGTTATGGAGTAGTGTTGTTAGAGATTCTTACTGGAAGGAGAAATCATGAGTATTGTATTGCAAATCCAGGAGATAGTCTTCTCGACTTCGtaagtttaatttttctttgtattcttaaaattttaaagaaaatttatattttagagttttttaaAAAGGTTTGGAGGCGATGGAAGGATGGTACTGGATTGGAGGTCGTGGATTCGAGCTTCCATGATGATTCATTTATAGAAGACCAGGTTTTACGATCAATGAAGATTGGTCTATCCTGTGTTCAACAAAATATGCACGATAGGCCTAGTACAAGGACCATTGTGGTTATGTTTGAAAATGGCCCACGATCAGAAATTCTAGATCCGACGAGACCAAACTATAATCTCACAAGAGctgattcatcttcttctccagtTACCGTTACCGACCAATCAGTCACTATTAACGAGGCCACTTTGTCATGCACTGACGCCAGGTGATGTTTTTATGTAGTGCGTTTTTCTACTAGTttacttaaaagaaaaaaaatcattcctATGTTATGTTTAATTTCATGTGTTTTTTCTTCTAGTTTACTCTTTGAAAAAATAACTACTATTATTCATATGTAATGTTTTTAGTTGTTTGGGTCTCAGTGCGGGAGACTGATACTTTAATGGTTTATCTCTTTTGCTATGCACTTAATGACAACGAACATAATATCTCGATATAATAATTAACAACTAGGATgagacaaaaccaaaaccaaaaccaaaggCAACAAGTTACAAGACAAACTGTTCAAAGTCAATCTAATCACAAAGATAAACCCAATTACAAGCAAAAGTAAATACATTTGTATTCCCacctatttttgttttttagctGGTGTTTGATCGATGTTCTTCACCTGCAAGCAAAAATGTGGCTTTAGCTGCTTCCTCTTTTGGTGTCTGAAATGCtttaagaacagagagagagagagagatagagagagagagagagagagagagagagagagagagagagagagagagagagagagagagagagagagagagagagagagagagagagagagagagagagagagagagagagagagagagagagagagagagagagagagagagaggagagcaAAATTGTTTTACTGGGCCGCATTCTAAATAGTACGGCTTTGGTAATTATGTAAACATATCTTATACCGAGACAAATAAGAATTAAATTAAGTTATCCTATCAATTAATTTCAAAACCTCCACTTAGTCTAATGATTAACGGAATCATTTGGTTAGAATAATTATTTAGCCATAAACACCAAAATCACATGGAACATAAGCTCAATTACCTGTTTGGTGCCTTCAACAGAAGAAGTACGACCCCATCTCTCAGGGGTCCCAAAGTAT is from Brassica napus cultivar Da-Ae chromosome A4, Da-Ae, whole genome shotgun sequence and encodes:
- the LOC125608325 gene encoding uncharacterized protein LOC125608325, coding for MGEINNDDDWRNGLDISGLSLMDEDDSLLLLFPDPTSGTDKEGLDWFGEDELSEVMKYNLRKSLAWDKAFFTNAGVLEPDELCHMIESNHVGEKKVLATIQEDVKRSTESTSTLKSDCTLETSKELGERDDDDAVHSPTPSTLDDRDSNEKVKPNGIRKRPSIRAQGLGKVTKQALAAKEHNTSSISRPSTGLSRSVRASVDVNKTKQGESSVAPRVAISRRIRPTVSKPGPPSKSAFRSSKNELTSSCSSLESCISASSSACKKSPLESANQKKSQSSRTAFHSMANGSTSRAASRVSPLSATSTFKSRLSSNNAAFLSASVDWSFNSPRAPTPNKMAKGKKKTLSAVQHDPMPDQHGSMTKPTGLRVPSPKLGYFDGGRSSVARTPTGSCTGGSAKHGARSLNEPTASSRTKSRLVQESTNSKAKARPVSRSSRLIVSASASSPKVTSKTYSKVSAEERLNRDAVEDNLAQ
- the LOC106450241 gene encoding receptor-like serine/threonine-protein kinase SD1-8 codes for the protein MTSLNFLPTFLIFFLFLFLIMRRGGSLSNTLSITESLELSKNNTLVSSNNLFELGFFQSQSKWYLGNWWKQDKTVLWVANRNVPLLGSYGVLKFMKNNLVILNQSGDQIWSTYLSGSGVRSSMWAELHNNGNLVLKYINNPTGYVWQSFDHPTDTLLPGMKLDPVDPSKRLYSWVSSDDPSAGYLWLGIMNYPDGIFAIDVTNYRMDTWNGYRFGDLPPVFQLNDNADSFLMNTFPNSYSRLTMSPDGFYYIHTWVPGVNVWNMSFSMREDACYRGRFNTTCGSYSICSKNASCHCIQGVTEKPEGGCIRRNALKCNEDIFEKLQKMKLPEDGECINGSSYSVEECENVCLKDCDCKSFALVESRKSQRVCVKWTGVLKGMRTYTFGGQDLYIRVAASDNEDHAKTNGKNKDLDPGIIVLIVLSCIILLGIVCLAIFCCWKKHKRSIIQGGPTQTEIVMSEIDTPESFQLMEFGVIFEATNHFSESNKVGQGGFGPVYKGNEIAVKRLKARSSQGMAEFRNEVTLILRVLHVNLVRLLGCCIHGYDRLLVYEFLENSSLSSYIFNQTRSPLLNWEHRFDIMKGIAEGLCYLHNFTSPPILHRDLKPSNVLLGRDMIPKISDFGLAQMMETGTTEAAMETAVGTYGYMSEEYAKDNIMSQKSDVFSYGVVLLEILTGRRNHEYCIANPGDSLLDFVWRRWKDGTGLEVVDSSFHDDSFIEDQVLRSMKIGLSCVQQNMHDRPSTRTIVVMFENGPRSEILDPTRPNYNLTRADSSSSPVTVTDQSVTINEATLSCTDAR